A window of the Fibrobacter sp. UWH4 genome harbors these coding sequences:
- a CDS encoding ABC transporter ATP-binding protein, with translation MNITLKNVSFSYTDSLDNAVIKKLNFEIKSGECVVLVGESGCGKTTISKLINGLIPLYQSGTMAGDVLLGDKNTADMTLAEISRHVGSVFQNPRSQFFNIDTDSEIAFGCENLGMNPEEIRERVDRVVKEFHIEHLAGRNIFHLSGGEKQKIACASVSATDPEIFVLDEPSANLDLKTVADLAGIIKFWKSRGKTVVIVEHRIHYLRDIADRICYVKDGCIAHEWTPAELEAKGPEYAASLGLRCMNLEQLKNKVPELAEGPESSKEPAKQSLKESLLFNNLHFAYNRKFPVLDIPVLSLPRNQITAIIGHNGAGKSTLAQVLCGLRGTWQQKRRARKYGAYLIMQDVNHQLFTESVLDEILLGMNPQDENAAQEILERLNLKDYASCHPMALSGGQKQRVAIGSGVSSGREIVVFDEPTSGLDYKQMLAVSATLQNLAATGKTLLVITHDPEFILNCCDNVIRMEHGKIAEQYLLQGNQEKLIDAMLNA, from the coding sequence ATGAACATTACCCTCAAAAACGTCTCGTTTTCTTACACCGATTCCTTGGACAACGCCGTCATCAAGAAATTGAATTTTGAAATCAAGTCTGGCGAATGCGTTGTACTTGTGGGGGAGTCGGGTTGCGGAAAGACGACTATTTCTAAGCTGATCAACGGGCTTATTCCGCTTTATCAATCGGGAACGATGGCAGGCGATGTATTGCTCGGCGACAAGAATACCGCCGACATGACGCTTGCCGAAATTTCAAGACATGTGGGTTCCGTTTTCCAGAATCCGCGTTCGCAGTTTTTCAACATCGATACCGACAGTGAAATTGCCTTCGGCTGTGAAAACTTGGGAATGAATCCGGAAGAAATCCGGGAACGCGTGGATCGCGTCGTGAAGGAATTCCACATAGAACATTTGGCGGGCCGAAATATCTTCCACCTTTCTGGCGGAGAAAAGCAAAAAATCGCCTGCGCCTCGGTCTCTGCGACCGATCCGGAAATTTTCGTTCTCGACGAGCCCTCGGCTAATCTTGACTTGAAAACCGTCGCAGACCTCGCCGGAATCATCAAGTTCTGGAAATCTCGCGGCAAGACCGTTGTTATCGTGGAGCACCGCATCCATTACCTGCGAGACATTGCAGACCGGATTTGCTATGTAAAAGACGGCTGCATTGCGCACGAATGGACTCCCGCCGAACTCGAAGCGAAAGGCCCGGAATATGCGGCAAGCCTCGGACTGCGCTGCATGAATTTGGAACAACTTAAAAATAAGGTCCCTGAGCTTGCCGAAGGGCCGGAAAGTTCGAAGGAGCCTGCGAAGCAATCTCTTAAAGAGTCATTGCTCTTCAACAACCTCCATTTCGCCTACAACCGCAAATTCCCGGTTCTAGACATTCCGGTGCTTTCACTCCCGCGCAATCAAATCACAGCCATCATCGGCCATAATGGTGCCGGAAAATCGACGCTGGCCCAGGTGCTGTGTGGACTCCGCGGAACTTGGCAACAAAAGCGCAGGGCGCGTAAATACGGCGCATACCTGATTATGCAGGATGTGAACCACCAGCTGTTTACGGAAAGCGTCCTTGACGAAATCTTGCTGGGCATGAATCCGCAAGATGAAAACGCCGCCCAAGAAATCCTTGAAAGGCTTAACCTGAAAGATTATGCTAGCTGCCACCCGATGGCGCTTTCGGGCGGTCAAAAGCAACGCGTGGCTATAGGCAGTGGCGTTTCTAGCGGTCGCGAAATTGTCGTGTTCGACGAACCTACCAGCGGCCTGGATTACAAACAAATGCTGGCCGTATCGGCGACTCTCCAGAATTTGGCAGCCACTGGAAAAACGCTACTCGTGATTACTCACGACCCCGAATTCATTCTAAACTGTTGCGACAATGTTATACGCATGGAGCACGGAAAAATCGCGGAACAGTATCTGCTGCAAGGCAATCAGGAAAAGTTGATTGATGCTATGCTGAATGCATAG
- a CDS encoding FeoA family protein gives MSCNCGCGGKSQTKKWSTEPKFSELKKGDKVEIVGYNEGDSAYKSKLLSMGLVRGVQMEVLQVAPLGDPIEVSVLSYRLSLRKEEANVLKLRRV, from the coding sequence ATGAGCTGTAATTGTGGTTGCGGCGGAAAGTCGCAAACGAAAAAGTGGAGTACCGAGCCCAAGTTCTCGGAACTCAAGAAGGGCGACAAGGTAGAGATCGTCGGTTATAACGAGGGCGATTCTGCTTACAAGTCCAAGTTGCTTTCGATGGGCCTTGTGCGTGGCGTTCAAATGGAAGTCTTGCAGGTGGCCCCCCTCGGCGATCCGATTGAAGTAAGCGTACTGTCTTACAGGCTCTCGCTCCGTAAAGAAGAAGCCAATGTTCTCAAGCTGAGGAGGGTATAA
- the feoB gene encoding ferrous iron transport protein B, whose protein sequence is MAARKLLTIAIAGNPNCGKTALFNALTGARQHVGNWPGVTVEKKEGYFELGDRQIRLVDLPGTYALFANAEDERAAVDYLLSREASLIINIVDATNLERNLFLTSQLADMKIPMVIAVNMMDIAENRGIQLDLDELSDFYGVPCIPLSAVSEKSVTNFISQMGHVLASPMPLPKQMVYGDKVEEAVKVLEPKVAPVAKLLDADARWVSLMYLGNQKSYADKFAEAGVKLDKAEVAKILGEEPEFAMAENRYSISHSVAGKATVSVRTKKTFSDKLDAVLLNRWAALPIFLVIMYLVFWIAVTIGSAFIDFFDVLFGAIFVDGLGYLLGDVLGCPSFVTAILADGIGTGIQTVSTFIPVIFFMFLCLSFLEDSGYMARAAFVADRFMRFLGLPGRAFVPMMAGFGCGVPGIMGSRVLESKRERFLTIFLVPFMSCGARLPVYALFAAAFFGKMAGTVVFLLYLAGVLFAIAYGLFLKKSLFQGQAPNFVMELPPYHLPKFKSLMIHCWQRLRDYIWRAGKVITLAVAVLGFLNSFGIVEKMYVDVDGKTTEIVQADEGYQMVQENEAGEAENVALPEGFVVDESKVVKSNEFTAGNGDSENSLLSVIGKAITPVFEPFGVEKENWPASVSLFTGLLAKEAVIGTMNSLYSMVGENADAPADGKAAEPEGESLPLAPAANAASATPSSGDTPQRPESEQVAVADSAAADSVKADSTVAAVADSAATDSAVVAEAAPAEAPAEEKPLIAGVDECPAEEEEEGGAPDIKGAVLEALGSIPANLAEVFGSLTDPLGTTGELEGQEAAELKKETLDKITDAKVLTCEEYAAIETFGEEEEDEKTREAVFAKLAAAGLELSEDEMGALEEGDLSETADIYANLRSYFHNPDKNGNPVDGFNWQVFAFLIFILLYVPCLAAMGVVAREIGLGLAVLMATVQTLLAWAVAVLLYQVPVGGNVTWIVAAIVVLVGTGIFLKLFGMKANKEKRFED, encoded by the coding sequence ATGGCTGCCAGAAAACTTTTGACGATTGCAATTGCCGGTAACCCGAACTGCGGTAAGACGGCTCTCTTTAACGCCCTTACGGGTGCACGCCAGCATGTGGGTAACTGGCCCGGCGTGACGGTCGAAAAGAAGGAAGGTTACTTTGAACTGGGCGACCGCCAGATTCGCCTGGTGGACCTTCCGGGTACTTACGCTTTGTTCGCAAATGCCGAAGACGAACGCGCTGCTGTCGATTACTTGCTCAGCCGCGAAGCGAGCTTGATTATCAACATCGTCGATGCGACGAACCTGGAACGCAACCTGTTCCTTACGAGCCAACTTGCCGACATGAAGATTCCGATGGTGATTGCCGTCAACATGATGGACATTGCCGAAAATCGCGGAATCCAGCTGGATCTCGACGAACTTTCTGATTTCTACGGCGTGCCGTGCATTCCGCTTTCTGCCGTGAGCGAAAAGAGCGTCACTAATTTTATTAGCCAGATGGGCCACGTGCTTGCTAGCCCGATGCCGCTCCCGAAGCAGATGGTTTACGGCGACAAGGTCGAAGAGGCCGTGAAGGTTTTGGAACCGAAGGTGGCACCGGTCGCAAAGCTTTTGGATGCGGATGCTCGCTGGGTTTCGCTCATGTACTTGGGCAACCAGAAGAGCTATGCAGACAAATTCGCCGAAGCGGGCGTAAAGCTCGACAAGGCCGAAGTCGCGAAGATTCTGGGCGAAGAGCCGGAATTTGCGATGGCTGAAAACCGCTATTCCATTTCGCATAGCGTGGCGGGCAAGGCGACTGTTTCTGTCCGCACGAAAAAGACATTCTCCGACAAACTGGATGCCGTTCTCTTGAACCGCTGGGCAGCTCTCCCCATATTCCTGGTCATCATGTATCTGGTGTTCTGGATTGCGGTCACCATCGGTTCTGCATTCATTGATTTCTTTGACGTGCTGTTCGGTGCGATTTTCGTGGATGGCCTCGGCTACCTGCTGGGCGATGTACTCGGCTGCCCCTCCTTTGTCACGGCCATTCTCGCCGACGGTATCGGTACCGGTATCCAGACGGTTTCCACCTTCATCCCGGTCATCTTCTTCATGTTCCTGTGCCTTTCGTTCTTGGAAGACTCGGGTTACATGGCCCGCGCGGCTTTCGTTGCAGACCGTTTCATGAGATTCCTCGGGCTCCCGGGTCGTGCCTTCGTGCCCATGATGGCGGGCTTCGGTTGCGGCGTGCCGGGCATTATGGGCTCCCGCGTGCTGGAATCCAAGCGTGAACGTTTCCTCACCATTTTCCTGGTGCCGTTCATGAGCTGCGGCGCGCGCCTCCCGGTGTACGCGCTGTTTGCGGCGGCATTCTTCGGCAAGATGGCGGGCACGGTGGTGTTCCTGCTTTACCTCGCCGGTGTGCTGTTCGCTATCGCTTACGGTTTGTTCCTGAAGAAGTCGCTTTTCCAGGGCCAGGCCCCTAACTTTGTGATGGAACTTCCGCCGTATCATTTGCCCAAGTTCAAGTCCCTGATGATTCACTGCTGGCAGCGCCTGCGCGACTACATCTGGCGCGCCGGTAAGGTGATTACGCTTGCCGTTGCCGTGCTCGGGTTCCTCAACAGCTTCGGCATTGTCGAGAAAATGTATGTCGATGTTGACGGCAAGACGACCGAAATCGTCCAGGCCGATGAAGGCTACCAGATGGTTCAAGAAAACGAAGCAGGCGAGGCTGAAAACGTGGCGCTCCCCGAAGGTTTCGTTGTTGACGAATCCAAGGTGGTGAAGTCAAACGAGTTCACCGCCGGTAACGGAGACTCCGAAAACAGCCTGCTTTCTGTTATCGGTAAGGCCATTACGCCGGTATTCGAGCCCTTCGGCGTCGAGAAAGAAAACTGGCCCGCATCCGTGTCCCTGTTCACGGGCCTTCTGGCCAAGGAAGCCGTTATCGGTACCATGAACTCGCTCTATTCCATGGTGGGGGAAAATGCCGATGCTCCTGCAGATGGCAAGGCCGCGGAACCGGAAGGGGAAAGCCTTCCCCTCGCTCCTGCCGCTAACGCGGCATCCGCTACCCCTTCTAGCGGGGACACCCCGCAACGTCCCGAATCGGAACAAGTTGCAGTCGCTGATTCTGCCGCCGCGGATAGCGTGAAGGCGGATTCGACAGTCGCCGCTGTTGCTGACTCCGCTGCAACTGATAGTGCTGTGGTTGCCGAAGCCGCTCCTGCCGAGGCTCCCGCAGAAGAAAAGCCGCTTATCGCAGGCGTCGACGAATGCCCTGCCGAAGAAGAGGAAGAAGGTGGCGCTCCCGACATCAAGGGCGCTGTGCTCGAAGCCCTCGGCTCGATTCCTGCTAACCTCGCCGAAGTCTTCGGTTCGCTTACCGACCCGCTGGGAACCACCGGCGAATTGGAAGGCCAGGAAGCCGCCGAACTCAAGAAAGAAACTCTGGACAAGATTACCGACGCCAAGGTGCTGACCTGCGAAGAATATGCAGCCATCGAAACCTTCGGCGAAGAAGAAGAGGATGAAAAGACCCGCGAAGCTGTGTTTGCCAAGCTCGCTGCCGCTGGCCTCGAACTCTCCGAAGACGAAATGGGCGCTCTCGAAGAAGGCGACCTTTCCGAAACCGCCGACATCTACGCGAACCTCCGCTCTTACTTCCACAATCCGGATAAGAACGGTAACCCGGTGGATGGCTTTAACTGGCAGGTGTTCGCATTCCTCATCTTCATCCTGCTCTATGTGCCGTGCCTTGCTGCCATGGGCGTGGTTGCCCGTGAAATCGGCCTCGGTCTCGCCGTCCTCATGGCGACGGTGCAGACGCTCCTTGCCTGGGCTGTGGCGGTACTCCTTTACCAGGTGCCTGTTGGTGGAAACGTGACATGGATTGTCGCTGCCATCGTGGTGCTCGTGGGTACGGGAATCTTCCTCAAGCTCTTCGGCATGAAGGCGAATAAAGAAAAACGTTTCGAAGACTAA
- a CDS encoding YafY family protein — MADITRADRVLQLFALLISNPGRSYSISDLMAALEIPENERRNVQRDMQSLTSANGGTYIRVSGGQRAFRYQSAIKSADNLLFPNFENTMLHFVFLQRIANMYPAASETVTDLLEKIQKSLPSNEKKAVEQLAQDLNSRILFAGTPPMFEEDSSEKLKVILRAIHERRKILVTYISETGNIPRMRIPLMVILYQGEIYIGCESQSHPGETYTLKFRRIQKVELTKETFQDNPKTLEMLRKRVQLGSAIFGPQDPKAEDVEIVFSSHAQHYLEEKPFQRSMKMEKLRDGRLLVTMKALNDELLFRWVLSYADSAEVIKPVALRKKLRDFSYFLDSTYRHNPWH; from the coding sequence ATGGCAGATATTACCCGCGCAGACCGTGTATTACAATTATTCGCACTCCTGATTTCAAATCCAGGCAGGAGCTATTCTATCAGCGACCTGATGGCGGCTCTGGAAATCCCCGAAAACGAGCGCCGCAACGTGCAGCGAGACATGCAGTCACTAACTTCCGCCAACGGGGGTACCTACATTCGTGTGAGCGGTGGCCAGCGGGCTTTCCGCTACCAGTCCGCAATTAAATCGGCGGACAACCTGTTGTTTCCGAATTTTGAAAACACCATGCTGCATTTCGTGTTTCTGCAGCGCATTGCGAACATGTACCCCGCCGCAAGCGAGACTGTCACGGATCTGCTTGAAAAAATCCAGAAAAGCCTGCCTTCGAACGAAAAAAAGGCCGTGGAACAGCTCGCTCAAGACCTGAATTCGCGAATTCTTTTTGCGGGAACCCCTCCCATGTTCGAGGAAGATTCCAGCGAAAAACTCAAGGTAATTCTGCGGGCAATTCACGAACGCCGCAAAATCCTCGTCACCTATATCAGCGAAACTGGCAACATCCCTCGCATGCGAATTCCGCTGATGGTCATCTTGTACCAGGGCGAAATCTACATCGGTTGCGAGTCGCAGTCGCACCCCGGCGAAACCTACACACTCAAGTTCCGCCGAATCCAGAAGGTCGAACTCACCAAGGAAACCTTTCAGGACAACCCAAAGACACTTGAAATGTTGCGCAAGCGTGTGCAGCTCGGTTCTGCCATTTTTGGGCCGCAAGACCCGAAAGCCGAAGATGTTGAAATTGTGTTCAGCAGCCATGCGCAGCATTACCTCGAAGAAAAGCCGTTCCAACGCTCCATGAAGATGGAAAAACTCCGCGACGGCCGTCTGTTGGTCACGATGAAGGCCCTAAACGACGAGCTCCTTTTCCGCTGGGTACTTTCGTACGCCGACAGCGCCGAAGTCATCAAACCTGTCGCCCTCCGCAAAAAACTCCGCGACTTTTCGTATTTCCTCGACAGCACCTACCGCCATAATCCCTGGCATTAA
- a CDS encoding metal-dependent transcriptional regulator, producing the protein MDHTKLTQSLEDYLEMVHMLRLANGLARVKDIAAALGVKMPSVAKAMVELKKMGLVRQEPYSGVELTEEGERVAAMILNRHILLKGFLIKLGVSEAIADKDACSMEHILSAETLGKIEDFVKPSNAIASAKVSSVKKLRVVKNTK; encoded by the coding sequence ATGGACCATACAAAACTGACTCAAAGCTTAGAAGACTACTTGGAAATGGTGCACATGCTGCGCCTGGCGAACGGGCTTGCCCGCGTCAAGGATATTGCCGCGGCTCTCGGCGTGAAAATGCCGTCGGTTGCAAAGGCCATGGTGGAACTCAAGAAAATGGGCCTTGTGAGGCAGGAACCCTACAGCGGTGTAGAACTCACCGAAGAGGGAGAGCGCGTTGCTGCCATGATTTTGAACCGTCATATTCTTCTGAAGGGATTCCTGATTAAGCTGGGCGTGTCCGAGGCGATTGCCGACAAGGATGCTTGCAGTATGGAACATATCCTTTCGGCAGAAACGCTCGGTAAGATTGAAGATTTTGTGAAACCGTCGAATGCGATTGCCTCGGCAAAAGTTTCTTCGGTAAAAAAACTAAGGGTTGTCAAAAACACAAAGTAA
- a CDS encoding MptD family putative ECF transporter S component: MSNVRSTGKKSSNTLVRDLVNVGIFSALYIVLGFMSSSIGYIPAFIVIATASVAIVTSIPMFLFYSKIERPILCCLLFCGIFGGAMLVMGQSIIMFAISLAVGLLSGTILKIIGKNFAGLYMANIVLSLMSSSMMLPLWLDTEEYLEYTRGMCDEGYVAKLAELSNSIWPLVGIYTFGILGAVIGGLVARRIMKRHFERIGLAR; the protein is encoded by the coding sequence ATGAGTAATGTAAGATCGACCGGCAAAAAATCATCGAATACGTTGGTCCGCGACCTGGTGAATGTAGGCATTTTTTCGGCGCTTTATATCGTGCTTGGATTTATGTCTTCAAGCATCGGTTATATTCCCGCATTCATTGTCATTGCGACAGCTTCTGTTGCGATAGTGACAAGCATTCCCATGTTCCTATTCTATTCGAAAATAGAAAGGCCGATACTCTGCTGCCTGCTTTTTTGCGGCATTTTCGGGGGCGCAATGTTAGTGATGGGTCAGAGCATTATCATGTTTGCGATAAGCCTTGCAGTTGGGCTACTGTCGGGAACAATTCTGAAAATCATAGGGAAAAATTTTGCTGGCTTGTACATGGCAAACATTGTCTTGAGCCTAATGAGTTCTTCAATGATGCTTCCGCTTTGGCTTGATACCGAGGAATATCTGGAATATACCCGTGGCATGTGCGACGAAGGTTACGTTGCGAAGCTGGCGGAACTTTCTAACAGCATCTGGCCCCTGGTCGGAATCTACACCTTCGGCATCTTGGGTGCCGTTATCGGTGGACTTGTGGCCCGCCGCATCATGAAAAGACACTTCGAACGAATTGGGCTTGCCCGGTGA
- a CDS encoding energy-coupling factor transporter transmembrane component T, translating into MKLDPRAKLFLTIAGNSIILSAPVIYGAMIVVLPAVLLVLEKRWRFSLLFSFLYAISAFSFDYLKTMDVGLAGTLFVSTMMLVSHVMPISVIFYYVMTTTKVNEFMAGMSRMHSPNKVTIPLAVMIRFFPTVFDEARDIGNAMRMRGIRLFSLRTLKNPFLFLEYRLIPLLVSLTKIGDELSVAATTRGLSPETRRSCMVKIGFHVQDVVVFVYCIAVIVIFLLRN; encoded by the coding sequence GTGAAATTGGATCCTCGGGCAAAACTGTTCTTAACGATTGCGGGAAACAGCATCATTCTTTCCGCGCCAGTGATTTATGGCGCCATGATTGTTGTTTTGCCGGCGGTTTTATTGGTGCTTGAAAAAAGATGGCGGTTTTCCCTGCTCTTTTCTTTCTTGTACGCAATATCTGCATTCAGTTTTGATTATTTAAAAACAATGGATGTCGGGCTCGCGGGCACGCTGTTTGTCTCGACGATGATGCTTGTTTCGCATGTGATGCCGATAAGCGTTATTTTTTACTATGTCATGACGACCACCAAGGTGAACGAGTTCATGGCGGGAATGTCGCGAATGCACTCGCCGAACAAGGTAACGATTCCGCTGGCGGTGATGATTCGCTTTTTCCCCACAGTATTCGATGAAGCCCGCGATATCGGAAACGCAATGCGCATGCGCGGCATACGCCTGTTCAGTCTGCGGACCTTGAAAAATCCTTTCCTGTTCCTCGAATACAGGCTCATTCCGCTGCTGGTGTCGCTCACGAAAATCGGTGACGAACTTTCGGTGGCGGCGACGACGCGAGGCCTTTCGCCTGAAACGAGACGTAGTTGCATGGTCAAAATCGGGTTCCACGTTCAAGATGTTGTCGTGTTTGTTTATTGTATTGCGGTAATTGTAATATTTTTACTTCGTAATTAG
- a CDS encoding ATP-binding protein, whose product MKRIALENLLKWKESANRKPLILNGARQVGKTWLLREFAKTAYQKEAYIVCRKNELVKQVFARDFDIKRILRDLRALSKVDITPGDTLIILDEVQDVPEAIEALKYFYEQAPEYHIAVAGSLLGISLHQGVSFPVGKVDELDIFPMNFMEFLDAIGEQNTADLIAKRDFASIAPLHEKCVDLLRQYYYVGGMPEAVKQYAETGALQSVREIQKSILRGYEQDFSKHAPKDQVAKIKLVWKSVPSQLFKENKKFIYGALRKGARATQYEEAIEWLVDSGLLYKVSRVSKPALPLSIYEEMNIFKLYALDVGLLGAMANTDSSQILIKSDLIAEFNGGLAEQFILQQMKSKRIDPIYYHSTDDSRLELDFLIQSEGRLLPIEVKSGESVRSNSLSTLLQNTPGLQAIRYSMRPYKEQASLTNVPLYAV is encoded by the coding sequence ATGAAGCGAATCGCCCTAGAAAATCTGCTTAAATGGAAAGAAAGTGCAAACCGAAAGCCCTTGATTCTTAACGGGGCGCGTCAAGTCGGCAAGACCTGGCTTTTGCGGGAATTTGCCAAGACGGCATATCAGAAAGAAGCCTATATCGTATGTCGCAAAAACGAACTAGTGAAACAGGTGTTCGCCCGCGATTTTGACATTAAACGAATCTTGCGCGATTTAAGGGCCTTAAGCAAGGTTGACATCACCCCCGGTGACACGTTGATTATTTTGGACGAAGTTCAAGATGTTCCCGAAGCCATCGAGGCGCTTAAATATTTTTACGAGCAAGCGCCCGAATATCATATTGCCGTTGCGGGATCGTTGCTTGGAATTTCGCTCCATCAGGGAGTGTCGTTCCCTGTCGGAAAGGTGGACGAGCTTGACATTTTCCCGATGAATTTTATGGAATTCCTTGACGCCATCGGCGAACAGAACACTGCGGATCTCATTGCAAAAAGAGATTTTGCTAGCATTGCTCCGTTGCACGAAAAGTGCGTCGATTTGCTCAGGCAATACTACTATGTGGGCGGCATGCCCGAAGCAGTTAAACAGTATGCTGAAACCGGGGCTCTGCAGAGCGTGCGCGAAATACAGAAAAGCATCTTGCGTGGATATGAGCAGGATTTTTCAAAACATGCGCCCAAAGACCAGGTTGCAAAGATAAAGCTTGTTTGGAAAAGCGTTCCCTCGCAACTGTTCAAGGAAAACAAGAAGTTTATTTACGGGGCACTCCGCAAGGGCGCCCGTGCAACGCAATACGAAGAAGCTATCGAATGGCTTGTGGATTCCGGCTTGCTTTACAAGGTGTCTCGCGTTTCTAAACCCGCTTTGCCATTAAGCATTTATGAAGAAATGAACATTTTCAAGTTATATGCATTGGATGTCGGTCTGTTGGGTGCGATGGCAAATACAGATTCTTCGCAGATTCTAATCAAGAGCGACCTGATTGCAGAATTCAATGGCGGACTTGCAGAACAGTTTATTTTGCAACAAATGAAAAGTAAACGGATTGACCCGATTTACTACCACTCGACGGACGATTCAAGGCTAGAATTAGATTTCCTGATACAGTCGGAAGGCCGCCTCTTGCCCATCGAAGTCAAGTCCGGAGAATCAGTGCGCTCCAACTCCCTTTCGACGCTGCTGCAAAACACGCCAGGACTCCAGGCAATTCGCTACTCCATGCGCCCCTATAAGGAACAAGCGTCTTTGACGAATGTTCCGCTTTATGCGGTGTAA